The Corvus moneduloides isolate bCorMon1 chromosome 4, bCorMon1.pri, whole genome shotgun sequence genomic interval TTATCTATATGATGGGATGTGGCATATGATTTATGAATAAATTCAATCTAAGATGTAAAACTTTAAAACTTGTTAAGCCAAGGATACAGTATAAAGCATTTTGGTTTGGTATTGTATTGTTACTAAagtagaaaaagcaaaattagaGAAATAAATCCAGATCTTAAGTTACAGGATATGTGTTAGGTTAAGAAATTAATTGGCTtctccacttttttttgttttgcttttcttttctattttttttctacaaatgaaaaatatgaatatattgCAGGATAAAGAAAGACTGCCAGATAAAGAAGTACTGTtatatgaaaaacaaatgaaaaataccagGTCATTTTGCTTACAAAAAGATCAAACTATAAACAGtcacaaaatatataaaaatgccGCATTGAACGAGGCAATTGTACTCTACCTAAACTGGTAGTATACTCTCTGATAGAAGTTGTGTTCATACAGTAGTAACTGATAAAAAGGCATTGTGCACTCTTGTGCCATCTGGGGATTTAGCACCATGTGTCATCAGTTCTTGTATTGTCATCCAGTTGTCCaagattttcttgtttctctttttcatcatctttttgTGACTCAGTTCAATAATGTTGATTTCCTTTTTGCCCTCACTGCCACTCTGTGGACTCTCCTTAAGACACTCCAGCCTGCTCCTCATCATGAACTCCCGCCGCCTCCTCTGCTCCTTAGCACGCACCAAATGCTGCTTCCGCTCTTCTTTGCTCCAGTAGCGACCCATCTTCATCTCACTCATGGTATCATCATCTGTCGTCATCCCACTGCGCTCCTCTTTAATTTTTAAGGCACGTTCCTTCAGGATTCTGTCTCGAACTGGTCTCTTTGTGATGTACCTCGTCCCATCGCtccttattttcactttccattCCATCTTGGGCTCCGCACACTTCTGTGAGTCTTTGCACATGCTCACCAGGCTGAGCTGGCTTTGGGCATACTCCACAGCAGACTTCTGCTGGATCAGTTGCATATAGCTTTGATAATGCTTTGCATGAGCAGGTATGTTCCCGTACCTGTAAGAAGAACTGTGATATGGAGACAAATAGGGAATGTGCTCACTGCCTTGCCTTTCCTGGTCTGTAAATTTGCTGCTTTCTGATGCCAGCCCTGCATTCTCAGCAGCACTGTTTTGCTCAGTGAGTTTGGATTTGGCTGAGGTTGTCTCCCTGTTGCTTTGTCCTGAGGATGACTGATTAGCCACAATCGTGCTCCTCAGGTTTTTCCTGTTGGTTATGCTGATCACCCTCTGGAGAGAGTTATCAGGGGATCGCTCCACAGTCAGTGGAGTGCTCCTGCAGCTTTCGGCAGTGTTGTAGGCACTGGAGCTGTCCTTGTCAGACTTCTCAGGGTGCTCCATGATGTCATCCAGTTTGCCTCTTTGTACATCTATGCTGGTGTTATAATTCCTGAAACTTTCATCATGTAAAGCCCAAATGTCTCCATACTGATCTCTCACCTTTTGGAGCCGGTGAGCCTGCATAATATTCTGGCATTCAAGTTCAATGTTCCTCAGTTCCTCATTGAGTAGCTGCAGCTCATGCTCGACTCCGTCTTGCTCTCTTCTGTTGCACTCTATCATGCTGCTTGAGTAATACAGATCATACTCCCCATGGTTTCGAATCTTGCACTTCAGTTCCAACAGCTGCCGAAACCTTTCACATTCCTCCTCTGGGTTTCCTATGAAATCAGATTCAATGTATTCCCCAGACACAAAGCTTTCATTGCACTGGAGCTCAATACTGCCTAATGTATCCTGGCTGTGGCCCAGATCCCATTTGCTCTGCAAGGTAGCACTATTCTGCTCCTCAGttgcattttcctgctctgagctcTCATCATTACGGAGACTTTCATCTGTAGGTCCCACCCCACTGTCCTTCTCATGATTGTTGGACGATGAGGTTGCAGTGTCTGTAGTGCCATCTTCCTCCTCATGTTTCTTTGGCTAAAAAAATGAGTAAACCAAAATGATTATCAAATGCAGACCATATTATTAGAGaatattttccagctctgttttgcTTAAACAGCTGGGATCTGATTTAAGCTGAATTAAAACAGATCACTAAACAGCAGTCCTAGTGCTCACAGCTTTTAAGCATTTCTGAGAGTTATGCTGTGGTTTCCATACTGAGCAAAGTAAGTGAATTACAGTACTAGTGATATAGCTTCTAAAGTCCAGAAcgaaatattttcctctctaGCTAAGCTATCTCTTTGCAGTGCTTAAAGATAATGATCACCAGATGGTGAGCTGTTTTTGATTCTGGATTATGGCCAGAAACTGGTGGAGCTGAAATCTTCTCAAACTTGAGAGAAAGCTTCAGTACTGGTATCAActcaaacaaacaagcaagcagcCAATCAAGCAATGACTAGCACAACCTCACAGGGTGCAAAAAgactgctgtttctttttttaaacagtgaaCTTTTGTTTGCTCCATTACACCCTCCATGGCCTTCTCCTACACTTCTTGTGTTCAGCAgcctttttctgaaaaagtgtTCATTTTGAATTCTAGGATTTTGCTCAGAAGGACCTCAATCCATTTCATCCCCGGAAACTCTTTCTGAAAACtcatttatttccattgttAGAGTTTatgttccttaaaaataaaaccagtctTTCAATATTAAGTGTAGAACAACACTGAATGCTTTGCCATGGGCATAATGTTAAGCTTTTTGGCTGTTGATTAGCACTCCACTCATTGTACCTCACCTATTTATATTCTCAGCCTATTTATATTCCATAGAATGTGAGATAATACCTCTCTAAAGAGACAGACACTTTTTTCAAACCAAATAAGCAAAGAATCATGCAGAGTGCAATTTATATGACCGAGTACCTAAGTGCACATAGTACCAACCAAACACCATGTCTCTTTTAGGAGGCATAATTGCATAATTATGTATAATGACTGTAATAATCAAGACAGAGAAAAGGTAGAGTGCATCCagtgaaaggaaacaaactCAAAGAGGCCTCTGTCATAATTCCCTTCTTATCTACTTTGACAAACAGTAAAACAGGATGAAAATGTGTCTCCTATATCatcccttctcctctctttgTATGTGGCTCATGATCACATACCCTTCATCTGGTTTCATTTCTTCAActgttaagaaaaaataatagccTAGcgtcagaaaaacaaaaataacttccAGCCCCAATTCAGTGTAAGAGtggaataaagcaaatattgaAAGAAACACACCACCAGGAGAATTTAGTGTCTGTGACAAACTAGTTAAAAATTTCTGAGAAGATGTCTTAGAAGATTTAGGTTTAATTTAGTATCTTTCTAGTTCACCTCCTCCAGGTAAGTGCCACTACCTATGCTATTCTATTCCCTTCTCTCACCTTCTTTGGAGCTGCTGCAACTTGCCTTGACCTCCTCTGCCTCCAAACCTTTCAGCAGAGAAGTGACACCAACCTGGGTAGCTTAAACTTCACCCCAGCCACTGCAATGTGCAATCCATATTTCTCACTgctctggaaaatatttaactaCTGACAGGAGAGAGAACAGCTCCACCAGACAACAGGAGGGCAGTGCAGCAGAACAGTCAGGAATCTAGGTGCCTGTTCCAAATGCAGGGCTCCATTCACATGACCAAGCAAGGAGGGTCAGGATCTGCTCTCTGAGTGATATAACACAATTTGCATCTCTGTGACTAAAACTCTGAAGGGGTGGCTTATCCATAATGTGTTAGCACAGTTACACAGCTTAGAGGAGCAGAGCTTCATGATGCTTCCTCTGATGTCTTCTGCATGGTACTACACCACCAAAGCACATATTTgagcacttctgaaaaaaaccactaaatGAGGCTATTTGTATAGGTGTTGGTAAGAGACATTACAGTTGAGGCCTATGCAATCAACACTTTCAGAACTGGTAGCTCTTGTTTTCCACACCACTTTTATCAATAATTTAAACTTTGCTTCTTCAACTTGATTTGTACTGACATAATATAATACACTGCCATCTACTCAACTTACACTACCTGGAATTAACATGCACACACCAAAGATGTAAACAAAGCAAAGCCCATCTTTTGAGTCAAGTAGAAACCAGATGAGTGGGATTGATCTGATGAAATGTAAGTGCCTATAGTACAGGCATCTGAATGTCAGATAGTCACTGCGGGTTCCCTCGGGAAAAAACAAGTGTCTATACAATCAAATTCTTCTCAAACTAATGCAGACATCCATATCACAATACATTTTTCCCCAGTTTGTGGATACTTACAGCTAAGTCAATTAGAAAATGGAAAGTAATACAGATATTTATTGTACTGCATGTTTGTGagatatattttcttaaaaaatccATTGTGACTCAAGTAAGGTAGCCTCTGGCATTTCTGTCCTGGACATTTCATGCTTCCCAGAGCTCCTAAACATGTGCAGAATGAGAAGTCTTTTACAGCAtgagataattttaattttattttgaaagataaCAAGCCTGATTCCATGTTACTTCccttctgaaaaacaagagaGAGTCCACAATTTTCAGTGTGTTGCTTTTTCTGGTGTTATCTATTATCTATTTCAAACaaagtgtttgttttcaaacataCATTGTCAATCTCTTCTacaattatttctgtttgaaataccAAAGGGCTCCTTAGGCCTCATCTTTGCAGTGAGAACTCAGATAATGAGAAGGCAAACCCAGCAGTGCGTACAATCAAGCAATAAATGAACCTCAAAAGATTCTGCATTTCAGCTCCAGCAAGCATTCCTGCCTATAAAATGGCTAATCTTGCAGGAATTCAGGCACTGTTCTATTCTCATTTTACAATTTATGATGTATATGGGGACTCAAAACCCATATTGCTACTAAAGTCTGAATGCAGTAAGATTCAGTTGAAGGCACTGACAAACACA includes:
- the PDZRN4 gene encoding PDZ domain-containing RING finger protein 4 isoform X4 — translated: MGCNLCTFQKREEHYKLLYEVSQVNGKDLSKATHEEAVEAFRNAKEPIVVQVLRRAPATKAHSSSQDVRLMDASTQTDITFEHIMALAKLRPSTPPVPDICPFLLSDSCHSLHPVEHEFYEGNEYLSSLPADADRAEDFEYEEVELCRIGSQEKLGLTVCYRTDDEEDTGIYVSEVDPNSIAARDGRIRGGDRILQINGQDVQNREEAVALLSSEECKKIVLLVARPEMQLEEGWLDDERNEFLEELNLEMLEEKHNEAMQYTANEVEQPKKHEEEDGTTDTATSSSNNHEKDSGVGPTDESLRNDESSEQENATEEQNSATLQSKWDLGHSQDTLGSIELQCNESFVSGEYIESDFIGNPEEECERFRQLLELKCKIRNHGEYDLYYSSSMIECNRREQDGVEHELQLLNEELRNIELECQNIMQAHRLQKVRDQYGDIWALHDESFRNYNTSIDVQRGKLDDIMEHPEKSDKDSSSAYNTAESCRSTPLTVERSPDNSLQRVISITNRKNLRSTIVANQSSSGQSNRETTSAKSKLTEQNSAAENAGLASESSKFTDQERQGSEHIPYLSPYHSSSYRYGNIPAHAKHYQSYMQLIQQKSAVEYAQSQLSLVSMCKDSQKCAEPKMEWKVKIRSDGTRYITKRPVRDRILKERALKIKEERSGMTTDDDTMSEMKMGRYWSKEERKQHLVRAKEQRRRREFMMRSRLECLKESPQSGSEGKKEINIIELSHKKMMKKRNKKILDNWMTIQELMTHGAKSPDGTRVHNAFLSVTTV
- the PDZRN4 gene encoding PDZ domain-containing RING finger protein 4 isoform X2; translated protein: MSHISSIARDLAGSQPGKGGERKPIVIMLHRENDTLGFNIIGGRPNQNNQEESAEGIYVSRILENGPADKAEGLQIHDKIIEVNGKDLSKATHEEAVEAFRNAKEPIVVQVLRRAPATKAHSSSQDVRLMDASTQTDITFEHIMALAKLRPSTPPVPDICPFLLSDSCHSLHPVEHEFYEGNEYLSSLPADADRAEDFEYEEVELCRIGSQEKLGLTVCYRTDDEEDTGIYVSEVDPNSIAARDGRIRGGDRILQINGQDVQNREEAVALLSSEECKKIVLLVARPEMQVRLNRCTEPEPGLYHAFTVTLEEGWLDDERNEFLEELNLEMLEEKHNEAMQYTANEVEQPKKHEEEDGTTDTATSSSNNHEKDSGVGPTDESLRNDESSEQENATEEQNSATLQSKWDLGHSQDTLGSIELQCNESFVSGEYIESDFIGNPEEECERFRQLLELKCKIRNHGEYDLYYSSSMIECNRREQDGVEHELQLLNEELRNIELECQNIMQAHRLQKVRDQYGDIWALHDESFRNYNTSIDVQRGKLDDIMEHPEKSDKDSSSAYNTAESCRSTPLTVERSPDNSLQRVISITNRKNLRSTIVANQSSSGQSNRETTSAKSKLTEQNSAAENAGLASESSKFTDQERQGSEHIPYLSPYHSSSYRYGNIPAHAKHYQSYMQLIQQKSAVEYAQSQLSLVSMCKDSQKCAEPKMEWKVKIRSDGTRYITKRPVRDRILKERALKIKEERSGMTTDDDTMSEMKMGRYWSKEERKQHLVRAKEQRRRREFMMRSRLECLKESPQSGSEGKKEINIIELSHKKMMKKRNKKILDNWMTIQELMTHGAKSPDGTRVHNAFLSVTTV
- the PDZRN4 gene encoding PDZ domain-containing RING finger protein 4 isoform X3; this translates as MLHRENDTLGFNIIGGRPNQNNQEESAEGIYVSRILENGPADKAEGLQIHDKIIEVNGKDLSKATHEEAVEAFRNAKEPIVVQVLRRAPATKAHSSSQDVRLMDASTQTDITFEHIMALAKLRPSTPPVPDICPFLLSDSCHSLHPVEHEFYEGNEYLSSLPADADRAEDFEYEEVELCRIGSQEKLGLTVCYRTDDEEDTGIYVSEVDPNSIAARDGRIRGGDRILQINGQDVQNREEAVALLSSEECKKIVLLVARPEMQVRLNRCTEPEPGLYHAFTVTLEEGWLDDERNEFLEELNLEMLEEKHNEAMQYTANEVEQPKKHEEEDGTTDTATSSSNNHEKDSGVGPTDESLRNDESSEQENATEEQNSATLQSKWDLGHSQDTLGSIELQCNESFVSGEYIESDFIGNPEEECERFRQLLELKCKIRNHGEYDLYYSSSMIECNRREQDGVEHELQLLNEELRNIELECQNIMQAHRLQKVRDQYGDIWALHDESFRNYNTSIDVQRGKLDDIMEHPEKSDKDSSSAYNTAESCRSTPLTVERSPDNSLQRVISITNRKNLRSTIVANQSSSGQSNRETTSAKSKLTEQNSAAENAGLASESSKFTDQERQGSEHIPYLSPYHSSSYRYGNIPAHAKHYQSYMQLIQQKSAVEYAQSQLSLVSMCKDSQKCAEPKMEWKVKIRSDGTRYITKRPVRDRILKERALKIKEERSGMTTDDDTMSEMKMGRYWSKEERKQHLVRAKEQRRRREFMMRSRLECLKESPQSGSEGKKEINIIELSHKKMMKKRNKKILDNWMTIQELMTHGAKSPDGTRVHNAFLSVTTV